One part of the Hyphomicrobiales bacterium genome encodes these proteins:
- the ybeY gene encoding rRNA maturation RNase YbeY, producing the protein MRPNIDLVIEAGDWPEEDTLSTWFEAAIGAATSATDFNLALGEISVVLTDDPAMQTINWEHRGKDKPTNVLSFPALASDALAELNGKRPFLLGDLVFALQTIEREAEAGQISLHAHMSHLIVHGFLHLLGYDHEEDLQAEAMEALETRILATLDIADPYRGGAMTTV; encoded by the coding sequence GTGAGGCCAAACATCGACCTCGTCATAGAGGCTGGAGACTGGCCAGAGGAAGACACCCTTTCGACCTGGTTCGAAGCCGCCATTGGCGCGGCGACATCGGCCACAGACTTCAACCTTGCCCTTGGCGAGATCAGCGTCGTTCTGACCGATGATCCAGCGATGCAAACGATCAATTGGGAGCATCGCGGCAAGGACAAGCCGACCAACGTGCTTTCCTTCCCCGCCCTTGCGTCAGATGCTCTTGCTGAGCTGAATGGAAAGCGCCCGTTTTTGCTCGGTGACCTTGTTTTCGCCTTGCAGACGATAGAGAGGGAAGCGGAGGCTGGCCAAATCAGCCTGCATGCCCATATGAGCCATCTGATCGTTCATGGTTTTTTGCACCTTCTGGGCTATGATCATGAAGAAGACCTGCAAGCAGAGGCCATGGAAGCGCTCGAAACGCGCATTCTGGCGACGCTTGACATAGCCGATCCCTATCGGGGCGGCGCAATGACGACCGTGTAA